The sequence TTTACACGTTACGGTTGTGGATCTTGACCCGCTCAATCGGTCAATACTCCTTGATATCAAGCCCAACAACGACACCCCACCGGAAAGCATACGAACTCAGCTTGCAGAAGGCATGCTGCGCGAGAAAGAGCATTTAATTAAGGCCGCTATCCAAACCCAAATTGGTTTTGCCTGGGAAATATCCGACCTAAAAGGGAGGGGCGAATTTATAATAAGCCCCGAAAAGGTTGAAACCTTTGTTTTTGATGGGGTTGCGCTTATTGAATTTTACCCACCAGAATTTTTTCTTGATATGAATACGATCGGCGGCAAGCAGAATTACCGCCTACTTTACACATAACGCAAAGCAATCCACCAATAAACTATGACGTATAACGTAAATGGTGGCGCTCCACTTGAAGGAATAACAAGTTATTCTACAGATCTGGATATCATTACTTTTGTTATGTTATCCGGTTAGATATAGATGTTCGTGTTTAAAAATAAAAGTTGACACGGCATCATAACAACACACTAATCCGGAGACTTAAATTTTCTATCTGGTTGTCTTTGCCTGCCAAGAACCCTGGTCTTTTTTTATGTGAAACGGTCAGGAGACATTGATGAAATTGGCTATCAGACCCTTAATCTCTTCGGAAAGGCGGGCGAGATCATCAGCACTCTTCTTGAGATTTTTGCCGCTGTTGGAAACCTCGCTGTTTTTGGCACTTACGCTGGCGATATCTTTAGCGATCTCTTTGATTGCACTGGTGCTTAGTGACATATTCCGGTTTACATCCTGAGTTCCTTCCGCTGACTGGCTGATGTTAAACGAAATCTCTTTTGTGGTGACGGACTGCTCTTCGACTGCAGAGGCAATCCCGTAAACTATTTCATTCACATCGACAATCACCAGAGAGATCTTTTTAATCTCAGCCATTGCCGTATTGGTTCGTTCCCTGATGGAGTCAACTTTGGCCTTGATTTCATTGGTCGCCTCGGATGTTTTCATGGCAAGCTCTTTGATTTCGTTTGCTACAACCGCAAAGCCTTTGCCCGCTTCTCCGGCGCGTGCGGCCTCAATTGTGGCATTAAGTGCAAGAAGATTTGTCTGCTCTGAAATATCGGAGATGGTTTCGGTGATCAAGGTGATTTCCTTGGCCGAACCGCCAAACTCATTAATGTGTTCGGTGGTTACCTTCACCTGTTTTACGGCGTCAGAGGTGACCCGACTACCTTTCTCGGTGTTTTTGGAGATCTCTTCAATTGTGTCTGTCATTTGTCCTGTAGCTGCGGCAATAACCCCGATATTAGTCGAAGTTTGTTCTGTCGCGGCAACGACGGACTCCATGTTTTCGTGAAGTTTAATTGCAGCGTTGGTGACATTGGCAGAGTGTGATGATACGTCAGAGGTTGTTTCAGTTAGCTGCAGCGCAAGTTGGGTAAGGTCGCTGGCTGAACAGAACAGGGTCTCTGCCTTGGCAAAAATATCCATGATGATTTTTTTAATAATTTTAAAGAATAACAGCTGGAAAATCAGGAGTATTGCCATTACCGCCCCCATGGCCCAAAAAAGATGTCTGAGGATGTTGGTCAATTGCTGAGAAAGAAGGCCGCTGTTCTTCATAACCTCCTGTTTATTGTGTAGGACGGTGGTGGTGACGCCAATGGCAGATTTCACAACATTGTCATGGATTAGACCTAAGGTTACGATCAGCTCTTCAGTTGTCTTCCTGGCGTCACTGGCCAGTTCAGCCAGTTGAACTGGTGAATCAATTTCGTAGAGTTCTCTGGCAATATCGTCAAGTATAGTAATGTTGCCTTCAATTCTGTCGAGCTGTAGGTCACTGATAAAGCCAATACCTGTGATCTCGAGCTTTTTATGCTGGGCGTGAATCTCCTCCATCGCTTTTTGTAGTGGCAACTTGCTCAGTTCATCCTGGATTACATAGCGGACAATCTCATGCTTTGCCTGTTGGGCATTCAGGTGAAACTTCGCTACTAAATCTTGAAGGGGAAGTGTGTCTTCCACAAAATCATCAAGCTGTCTGGCCAGAGTCTGGATATGTTGATTGTTGCGTTGGTTCTGAAGTCGCCCCTCCTGCACGGAGTTGTAGACTAACCAGAGTCCAAGCAGCATGACGGCGGCGATCAGAAGGATATTGATAACAATAATTTTCTGTAGAGGCATTTTGGCTGATGACTGAAGCAGTCCGGCAGCGGTTTTAGGCGTAGGGGTCAAGGTGATTCTCCTGTCCATGTTTCACAAGACAATTGATAATTGCACGGTTTCTAATACTGGAAGGTCAGGGTTTTGGAGATATTGTGGAACTCATCTCCTGAATGGTCAAAGACTGCTATGGCGGCTAAAACAGTGTCTCCTTTTTTGAATACACGGTCATCAGGATTGCCGGTATTGAGTTTTCGTTTAAGTTCCAGTGTCCATTGACCATTTTCCCAAACCCCTTTTGCCTTTACATCGGCAACTGACCCTTTGACATCGGTGTTAAGGATATACTTTGGCATGCGATCCTGCTCCTTTGTAGCGTACCGTGCGGTCTTGTAGAGTGGGTCTCCTGCATCAGAAGGGCGAAGGATGTAGATTTTCTGGCCATTTTTCGCTTTCGTAGTGTAAGCCTTTTTACTCGGTTCGGTGGTGATGATGGTTAGCTTGTCCTGGGCAAGACCGATGGGGTTGGAGCGGGCAGCTTTCCAGTGCCACATGTCCGCCTTAAATGAGTTTCCGGACAGCCAGTCATGGGTGAAATCGCCTTCCATGTCAAAATTAATTGAAAATCGATCTTCACTCTTATCTTCAGTAGTATATTTTCCTTCTGCGGTGTTCCAAATAAAGGGTTTATGCTCAATGTCATAGCTGTTGTCCTGCCACTGAAAAATAAAAAAAACCTCGTCGCCTGCAATGCCCGATTTAACCGCAACATTTTTTATGTCTAATACCCCCTCCAGGGGAATATTTGTGAACTCATATGCGTGCCAGTCGTTAGCGTTTCCGTCTATCGTCGGAGGTGAATTTAATTGGAACGTCGGGATAGTTTGAGAGAATGCAGGCATAGCGCTAAGCAAGCTGCAAGAAATCGCGAGTAAATAAATATTTTTTTTCACGGAAAAAACCTCCTGACGGAATAATTTTTAATGATAAAGATAAAATCTCCTCATCTGCCAACAACAGATTATTTTATGTTATTATATTTTTTGTGGAGAGGTAAAGGGATTTTATTTTCTTCTTCTTTTTGCACACAAATTTCATCTCAGTTGTGCCATTATCTGTTTATTTGTGATACGCTTTAGTAGGATTTCTTGGATAGGTTGGTTGCGTCTGAGAAAAGTTCTCTTACTCCAGATTCGAAGGAAAACTGTTATGTCCTATAGTCTCAGAGACGATCTTGTGGTGGCAGAGTTTCAAGATGAATCGACTGCGCTTTTGGCAACAATCGAGAACGATGTTATTTCTTTGGAGAAAAATCCCGAAGCGATTAACGGCATATTTAGGGCGATACACTCTGTGAAAGGGAGCGCCGGCATCCTTGAGTTTGTTAATGTCTCTAAACTGGCTCACAACTTAGAAACAATTTTAGATAAGATTCGATCCAATAGTTTGCAATCCAGCAGCGAGGTGGTTGATCTTTTGCTGGAAGGAATCGATTGTCTGAAAGTCTTATTTAAGAATATCTCTGGCAGTGATGAGGTTGATGTTTCAATTATGCTAAGTAAGTTGGATAAATTTATGGCCGACCAGTTAGATCCAGATCTTTCAGAGAAAATTGATATTCCTGTGTCGATTGATCCTGTAAGGCCCAACCCAAAGCCAGCTGGTGTGCCGAAAAGAGTTTTGATTGTTGAGGATGAACTCGTCAATCGAAAACTATTGGAAGAGGCGGTAAGCTGCCTGCTTGAAAATGTTCAGATAGTATCGGTTGATTCCGCTGCTAAAGGGTTATATCATTTTTTTACAAATTCATTTGATCTCGTTTTCCTGGACATAATGATGCCCCGAGTTGATGGCACTGCATTTATAGCTGTTGTCGAGGAAAACCTGAAAGAAGGCCTGATAAGACACAAACCAAACATTGTAGTCCAAACAGCCATTCAGTCAATAGATCAGTTACTGGTTTTAGCACAGAACGAGTGCGTTCAAGAGATACTCAGAAAACCTATTAAAATGGATCGTGTTCAAGAGTGTATTTATCGCTATTGCTGATCTCCTACCAGTCCTCCATAGGCATCCCTTTGGCAACGATACTGCTGAGTGACGAAACGTTTTTTTGAGCAAGGTTCACCTGGCCCTTGATCATTTCATAGACAAAATCGTCCTTGCCAAGAATAGCGCCTGTCTTTTTCTGAAGCCTTTTACCGTGCCGGAGATACTCTTGCATATCGCTAAGCAAGGCCTTTCTTTTCTTATGCTTCTCAAGCTCAGTTTCGATGACCGGCAGCAGCCGTTTAATTGAAATTTCGACAAGCAGGTCTCGAGGAATCTGTTGTCGTTTGGCTATGTCATTTAAGGAAAGCAGTGAATTTCTGCTTATTACAAAAGTTTTCTGGCGAACCTCATTTTTTTCCCCTGCGTAGTTCTGCGCCTTTTCAGCGACCTGTCCAAGTACAGAAGCATTCTCTATCAGTTGGTCAAATAATGATTTCTGCTTGATTCCCAGTTGTCCAGAAATGACGGTTAACAAATCAATGACCTGTTGGGGCAGTCTGAAAGTTGCCCGTACAGACTGCTTTCCGATCAGATCGTTGGCGGTTAATCTGAGGCTGTTGTTTTCTTCAGTGGTTTGTGTGCTCATAAACTCCTCCCTGTGAGAGTAAATGTAGTGTTTCTATATTACTTTGTCAACATGTACATTAAAAGTAATATAAAAGAAAAAGATAAAAAACATAAAAAGGATATTGACAGATACGATTTCGTAATTAATTTTTGAGTCAAAAGGAGGCGGTGTTGTGCTACGGAGTTCTGACGCAGATTAGTTGTAAGGTGGTTCCTGCGAGAACGTCAGTTAAATAAGGAATATTAAAAGGAGGAACGGTTATGTGGACAACATTAAATGATTTTGATCGGATGTTCGGGCATATGGGTCTGCTTCGCTCCCGCATGAACAGATTGTTCACGGATTTCGACAGATCGTATGGTGGTGATTTTGGTTGGAGGGTTGCAGATGGGAGCCCCCGCACGAATCTTTATGACAATGGGGCCGCTCTTGAAATACGAGCAGAGGTTCCGGGTTTGACCAAGGAGGATCTCAATATCAAAATACAAGGGAACTACCTTGAAGTTAGTGGAACCAGGAAGTCAGATGCGCCTGAGGGGTACAAGGCCCATCGTGTTGAGCGGGGCGAATCGTCCTTTACTCGGAGTTTTACGCTGCCCACTGATGTCGATGTGGAGAAGGTTGAAGCGTCATTAAATAATGGCATTTTAACCCTTGTTCTNNNNNNNNNNNNNNNNNNAAGCCGAAGCTGGTAACCATTAACTAGGTGTTTGAAATACTTTATTGATATTGATTCGTGGAGGTACGCACATGACTGAGAAAAAAGGAATTATCCCAAGAGAAGAAACGAGTCCGGAGATAAGTCGTCAAATCCCTGTAGTTGCGCCAGTGGTAGATATCTATGAAAATGAGGACGAGATTCTCCTGTACGCGGATATGCCTGGTGTTGTCAGGGAGGCGGTAACTGTTAATGTTGACAATGGTAAACTGGCAATTTCTGGAGTAAGGAATCTGAAAATTGAAGGTGTTGCTAACTGGGAAGAGTTCGACAGTGTTGAATATCAAAGAACATTTTCTGTTCCGCAGACTATTGATGTTGCAAAAGTTAATGCTGAGTTGAAAGAGGGGGTGTTGCGGCTTCATCTGCCAAAGTCGGAAGCAGCAAAGCCGCGAATGATTGAGATCCGCTGATTTTAATGGCCTGGAAAAATGGACTTGATCTGGCAGGCAGGGAGTGGCTCAGCAGCCAGTCAGATCAAGTCTGGATCTGGGTTTCGAACTGTCTTTAGGGAGGGTCTTTGCGGAGGCGTTTTGATTCGTACATCATCTGATCGGCCTGAGCAAAAAGCTCGTCTAAAGTACAGGGGTTTTCTGGGTCGCTGCGGGCTTCCCCGAAACTTATTTCAAGGGTATGTTTTCTGTCCGGTTTATCATAGATAATATGAATTCCGCTTTTGAGTCTTTCCGCCAGCAATTTTTGTTTTTCAGCAAGCTCTAAGAAGCCACGTCGGTTTATTAGAAATCATAAAGGTGTATTAGCGTCGGTTAAGGTTGCATTGGGTTGTTTGCTCTATTGCATTATCCAGATTTCTAAAGAAATTGTATATCTCTTTATTGTCCGGATCGTTTTTGCCTAAAGTTTCATAGGTAGCAAAAAGGTTGGTTAAGACATGCAGAGCTTCATTGTCGGGAAGTTCGCCAAGCTTATTCCATAGCGTATCTGAGATACTCATAGTCACCCTTTTTTGTGAGTTATGTAGAAGGTGTTGTAAATAAT is a genomic window of Desulfobulbaceae bacterium containing:
- a CDS encoding Hsp20/alpha crystallin family protein, which translates into the protein MTEKKGIIPREETSPEISRQIPVVAPVVDIYENEDEILLYADMPGVVREAVTVNVDNGKLAISGVRNLKIEGVANWEEFDSVEYQRTFSVPQTIDVAKVNAELKEGVLRLHLPKSEAAKPRMIEIR
- a CDS encoding diguanylate cyclase, coding for MLAERLKSGIHIIYDKPDRKHTLEISFGEARSDPENPCTLDELFAQADQMMYESKRLRKDPP
- a CDS encoding Hpt domain-containing protein, which translates into the protein MSYSLRDDLVVAEFQDESTALLATIENDVISLEKNPEAINGIFRAIHSVKGSAGILEFVNVSKLAHNLETILDKIRSNSLQSSSEVVDLLLEGIDCLKVLFKNISGSDEVDVSIMLSKLDKFMADQLDPDLSEKIDIPVSIDPVRPNPKPAGVPKRVLIVEDELVNRKLLEEAVSCLLENVQIVSVDSAAKGLYHFFTNSFDLVFLDIMMPRVDGTAFIAVVEENLKEGLIRHKPNIVVQTAIQSIDQLLVLAQNECVQEILRKPIKMDRVQECIYRYC